The Chaetodon auriga isolate fChaAug3 chromosome 20, fChaAug3.hap1, whole genome shotgun sequence genome contains the following window.
CCAGCCTCCAAGAAAGACCTGAATGCCAAGGACTTCCTGCCCATGtccatcatctctgctgtgacCCGCAAACGTAAAAAATGTCTCAGTACCCACCTGCAGGGTAGCAGTGCTGATGAGGACTCTGAGCATGAGCCAGTCAAAGCCATCAACTACTGGGGAGAAGAAGGAGGTGAACGGGGGGAGAAACAGGatagaggagaagaagaggcagtCAAGGGAGAATATATGATtcctaaaaaagaaaaagggaatgaaaaagaaaatggggTCAAAGATCAAGAGACCACAGATGGAAAAGATCCATtggtgaaagaaaaagagactgaaaaggATGTGGGGAATGGAACGGGCAATGATGCAAAAAAACTAGAACGGGAGAGCAGGCAGAGAGCGACCTTGCCAGAAAATGCACCACCACGTCATCCAACCAGTTTCCTCTACTCACACCATCAGAACCATGCCACATACCCAAGACCCCCAACTGTGACTAATCCTCCTTCCCATTTGAAGCCTCACCATCTGGCCAGAGGACGCCCCACAGTCCCTTTCTGGATCTGCCCCACTAGGCTTCCAAACCTCTACCAGGCTTCTAGCTTTCACAGGACCCAGCAGCCAGACTGGAATCAGTCAGTGCCAGTCCGCTACAGGAAGTCCAGAGGGGGTAGGACAAGGGCAATGTCCATGAATTTGGAACTTGAGCTGGGCAAAAGTGAGGACAGAGTCAGAGGATGGAGTGCAGAGAGGGTGGAGGTGATCAGAGTCACTGAGGGAACACCAGATCCGCGTGGATGTGTTGGAGTTCATCAGGGATCAATTGTGGGCCCCAGGTCAGGTCAGCAAACCCTCCCTGGTCTTGCCCAGGAggctccccctctctcctcctcttcctcgggATGGATAGATCAAAGCTCCACAGGATCTGCTACTGTGGTACTGAGGAGATTGGCCGTAGACCCACGGGACAAGACAAGAGCGTGGCGACGACACACAGTCGTAGTTTAACCTGACTGTTTCATCTACTAATGCAGTACAAAGTACTTGCCCTTTACTCACAAGCCGTGGATCACCTGTGTCACTGCTTCTGAAGCGAAGTGTCCGTCATGTTGCTTTAGGCATCTTAAGTGGGAGATGTGATCTCATGTTAAAGGAATTCTTTGACATTTGTGCAGTTGCAGAGTTTCATTCCAAAATTATTTAACCACCCTTCAAAAATGTGAAACTCACTCTGAAACATACAAATCATACTATTCAACTGCTGTTGAAGCTATTCATCTTTTACTCCTTTACTTACAAAATAACTGTAGATGTAATTATCCATGCCCTTATATATATGCCATCCGTTGCAGATACAGTGTAGTCCAACCTTGAACTGTCGTTATTAAGGCACAGTCACACCAGAAAGTGGCATAGTAAAGTTAAACTATGAGTCATTGTGAAATAGGTGGTGCTAGAAGCTTGGTGAGATGGTAGGGACTAGCAAGGACTAGTCAGTGAACTCCTGTAGCTGGCACACTAACTGCTGGCACACTAACCAGTGGGGATACGTTGGTGTTACTCACAATAGCCCTCTAGCTTGCTAAAGCCTCTTCACACATCGTTCTGGGATACTGGGATTACCCTTCAGGCACCGCTAGTGATTTTCACTAAGGTGTAGCTACATTCAGGAACATTTTCATCTTGTGCCTTTTCACACATGCCATAGCAATGCTGGATTAGATGGAACAAGGGAGAGTCCAtcagatggcagtaatgcaacactTATTGATGCCAACCACTGTAAAACTCAGTGGAGGGGGGGCAGGCAGGCAATGTACATGTATATGGTGGAAGACATCTCACTATTTTCAGGAACATGGTGGGCGAGAAGCTGTGTCTGTCCAGTGTATTCAATACTAAAGAACTTTGCAAGACAGGTAATGATTTTTCATGATGAACTTGAATCAGAAACAAGCATTCCATGCATTAAAAGGAGCAAATCAAACATGCCATCAACATTGTCTTGGTATTGGTTCCCTTGCTCCATATGAAAACGTCATTCATCAGATGGATGTAACCTTTTATGTGATGGTCCTTGCAATTCATTTACAACACAGCCATACCAGCATGTTCCCTGAAATGTTACTAGGTCTTGAGGTGTGATATTTCCAGGAAAAGTGATCCCTGATCCCATTCATGCATGAGcccatgcaggaaatgttcctgaacattTTATGGCTAGACTGCTTGTGTGAAAGGGGCTTAACTGACACTTAGCTTGGTTGCTAACAGGACAATAGGTTCACACAGATCTTAACTGTCTACAAACCTTCCCATTTTGTTGAGCATTTTACTCCTGCAGAAGAAGTTAATTAAATGTGGATGgtgcaacacagctaataaaTAGCAGAAGTTTCCACTGTGGTGATTTTTCCAGTGGTTGGCTCTGTCAAGACAGTTTCCTATTGGTTAGGGTTACAAGTTCAAGTACTGCAGTTTCAAGGATTCACTTAACACCAGTGAACAAATCCACCAATCATAACAATTCCATTTAAATGAGTTGTTTTTCAcaaaaagctgacatttttagATGCTGGTGTGACCGGGCCTTTTACAGGTATATACTGTAACCAGATAGACTTTTGACCTGTGGTTTCATCCAATAACATTTCATACTAATATGATAATTAATAGTTTACCTGTGTGGTAAAATATTTTTAGATAAAGTGAACAAAGCAAAGTACAAACTCTGTAAATTGAAATTATGcaataagtaataataataagtaatccttctaaaatgacaaaaacccTCAACCTTAATGAACAATAGTTATAGCCACAATATGATTACAGCAGCTTTCAGATTATTCTGATAAAGTTGTTGATTGATGAAAATTGAAAAAGGATTTACAGTCTTATTCCTGATATTACTGCTTGGTGGTGACAAAGTCAGGAGATTTGGAATGAAACCCTTCAATTGTAAATTCAGGTTGATGAATGGTGATGATAATTCAAAGTAAGAAATGAGAGACTGTCACATTAGACAGTTGGATCTCAATTCCAGAGCCCATCTGCTGTTGATACAATTAACCCTCACCAGCAAAGTATTCAGCAGAGTCATTGGAGTCACTTCAGTGCAAACCGACAGTGCTTCATGTTGGTGTTCTCCCCCACTGGTTTTCACCAATGATGTCTGTGACCCACGTGGGCAAGTCTTACATATGCACACTTTCCTGTCAGCCTGAGTATAGCACAGTACACTCATTCAGAGGAAACTGCACCACAGTTTACTTCTCAGCCCTTTACAGCTCTTCCAAAGCCTCCTGTGGATCTACAGGGAACTTCAGTGATCTGTGGGAGCAAAACAACTCTTTTCTGGATGATGTCAATTGGGCATTATACCAAAGCTTCCATGGACGACTGACAATGTGCATGCGTGGGGCCAGTGACATATAAAAATATGCAAACCCTAACTGTTCAACACAAGCCTATCGTgctcccctgtgtgtgtgagtatgtttgGGAAGGAGAGTTTTGAGGATCTATTTCATCAGAGGAGCAAAGTGTTTAAGGCAGCTATGTGAAGTCATGCcaaaattatcattattacttacttttttgtgttttttttttttgttttttttttgtatttggtaATTGTATAATATTAGCAGCATGGAGCCAAGACAGAACCTGAGCACTTAGGGCAACAGCCAGGCTCCTCTTTCTACATTTTATCAGTGTTACTGAGTATTGTCATGGGAAAAGTTGAAAGTGAGTGAATAACCTCCTTAAATCCAAAACCAGTCTTATCTGAgtgacatttttgcattttccttttcacattttcagtatttttgctACCTTCCCACAATCTTAGTTTTGTTAAACAGAgtctggaaaaataaaatggagcTGACTATGCTGCCGACCACTGTTGTCCACCAGACTCCATGTTTGTCTTAATCATATCAGTCTGTCTGCCCTTTCCTATATCTGTGCCCTTGTGCATGTACTTATGTACGTGGGTGACTGTGTGTGGACCAATTTTGTAACAGTTGTACAAAGCCTTGTTAAGTTAACCTGTGTATATAAATATTATACATAATATATTAAATTATTTGTTTTGGATGTGgggctgtgtttcttttttgcttCATTTATCAACATTTAGTAAGTTCAGAAGTGAATTTATCTTCCACATTGTTGCAATAATGTCACTGAACTGAATGTCAAGACAGACTGGGACCCCTTGTTTCAAAGCAGAATGTGTAAAGACCGCTGCAATGAGATTTGAGACCCTGAAAAAAGTAGCTCATTCACTAGTTCAATTGTTTTATCACCACAGACCATGACTAGTATTCCTGTAGTTTTCAGCTGAGatctttaaacatgttttttaggGCTGAGTTGTTGACATTAGTCAGCTTATCATCTTTTGGGCCTTATGAGAAAAATCTTCACACAAGCTTCTATTCAATATAGACTTTTTAATTTTAGCTCATGCTTTAATATTATTCATGACTGTTTAATACAGGGCAGTTGTGAAAATGGTTCTTCCATCATTTAGTTACATCAGTCTCAATTACACTTGTCATTTTGGTGTACTGAATCATCTGATTACACCTGGAGTCACAATAGATGACTCCAGATGCAACAAAGCGATCTGATTATGTTTCCATTGATGGTGTACAAGTACATCATTACTGTCACTGTGATCAGAAGTTGTGATGTAGATGGAATTTATGTACAGTTAGTGCACAAGCAGTTTGAAATGGAGCACCAGAGTGCTGAAGAGACTTGAGTGTCTCATTTTCAACAATAACCAGGTTGTAAACTGTTAAAAAGTTTATCAAAATCACTGgattattaaaaagaaacaatcaATGAGATGTATTATTCCAGTGATTTTGATAAACCTTTCTAACAGTAACACTTCAGTCAAATGAGACACTGAGGTCTAGAATCAGACCTGAAATATTACACAGAAATGACAAGTGTAGCCACAGTCATCTGCCAATACAGAGCTGCTCCTCCCCaactgcagagacactggacttcagtgacagtgacattaCAACTACATGACTTCATCAGTAGATTGACTTCTTCCATCAGAAAGCAGATGCTTTGGCTGCATTGTGCTGTTATTGACACTGATAATAGTCTGTATGttacaaaaacacttttaaccCAAAAGTAAATGGAATATGGTGAATTGACATTATGTCTCACTAACTTGGACAATATAACATTATAATCCAAGTCTTTCAGTCAGACTTCTTGTGATCAGTATAAGCACTCATCAGGTCAATATCATGTTCAGTATCTGCTGCCCAACAGAAACCATCTGATTAATCCACTTGAATAATTATAATAAAGATTCATTTGCTGTAGTGAGTGAGAGGATTTCTGGATCCTGAGGTGTAAAAACACAGGTCAATACATTTCTCTCcaagcagacagcagctccacaaacttctctccctccattcaCTGCACACAATGACGGGGGATGAAGCCTTCCCATGAATTTGTATTTGATTCAATCCTTTCTGCTGTCGAAATTAAACTTGCACTGGTGGATCACTGAAGGTGAATGGTTAAACGTCTTCATCAGCTTCCTTCATGAGGATATGCGACTTCTCTTCTGGGCTTTCCTCAGCAGGTAGACCAGACCCTGAGCAACAAACGGCcacaacaggaagaggaggatggtcTGACTGGACACATCAAACGGCCACCACGTCTCCTCCTGAGAGAAACATCAAAcatctcattattcatcatAGAACACAGGAGCTGTTCCAATGCTCCCACAGTTGGTAAAAGCAGCGACACACTGCTTTACTGTGAAGGACACGAGCATAACACACGTGATTTTCACTTAATATTCAGTGTGTGGAACCTTTGCTGTAGAGTGTTTCCTTCAGCCATAAACAGCAATTACAAAATAATGACACACCACTAGGGGGCACCAAAGTGATATTTTCTAATTATACACATTACAGCATGAGGTGTTCTCTTGACCACTTGAAGGAAACCAAAGAGGCTGTAAACACTGATACACTATCACCTCATAAAGTTCAGCTGACAGAGACCAACATTAGCTTTCATGTGTAGGCAATCTGAGAACAGAAGTCCAAGAGTCACTCTCCTTTTACCTCGATCCACCAGCTCCATAGAGAAATATCTGACTCTCTGGCTGCTacatgctccactatgttcaccagctactgACTGTGtctatctgctgtttgctgctgggcaGGGAGTGTACATTGAGTTTATCAGAATTCAGTGGGACTGAACCAAAGCAGTTAGTCTGAAGACATTATCTGTAAACTGGAACAAAACCAATAGTGTtagagacagactgcagcacaaaatgaaactgtAACTGCTCTTCAGAATGCTCATGCAGACATGAGTCCAGACGCTGCTGCTCTCTTACCTGTGGTTGTGAAGCTGTGGCTGCACACTGCAGGCATGGCCTCCACTCTGAGCTCTGGGTCTGTCACACAGAGACCAGCAGTGAGATTCACAGTACTGAACGCAGCGTCAAGAGCAAGCCTGGTGACATTCTACATTTTTTCTGCCCTCATATTCCACATGCAGAgtaacaaaaatacacacaaacaagaaagaTTATAGAACAATACCAACCTGCTACGGACACTTTCAATTTTACAATGTCGGACTGCTGATCAGTTCCAGGGTCAGTTTTTAGTTCAGTTCTGTTTCAGTGAGCAGATTTTAGGTGCTCTGGGCTGAATGTGATATTAGGTTTAGTGCTGGGTTTCGTAGTTGAAGCTTAAAGCCAGAGTCCATCACTTGATTCCAGTGAGGTCAGCTTTTTGAATTTCTATTGCTGTATTTTAATTAAGGCAGAAGTAAACACTGACCATCCACATTAATATTGAACATCAGTGGTTGTTTTCCTGTGAGAACCCAGATCTTCTGCAGTCAACAAAGAGCAGTTGTTATGTTGGTGCTCACATGTGTAGCAGCGagcctctccaccacctccagccTGTCCATCACACTCCTCATGTCCTCTCGGAGCCTCCGCAGGGCCACAAtaatctgctgctgtagctggGCGTCATGCAGCCTCTCAACCCCGCTCTCTGAACCgtcccctcctcctcgtccagccccaccaccaccgccaccaccgcCTGGGGCCCCCCGCCTCGGACTGCCCTGAGGAACACCACCTACAAACCATAATGGTTATCTGAATCCCAATATACCACacaaacaatacacacagtaacaACAGTGTGAAGTGAGGCACCGTTTGCTTGTCAtgcaaaagtggaaaaagagatTTTCCTAGAATTGTGACTTTCAAAGCCttgaatattaaataaatgaaaaacgaTTAATGgaatcatttttcattcaatAAATTGTAGAAAGTACATGAATGAACCCGAATGTCCTTTTTAACAACTGCTACCATATTTGGGCCGTTAGCTCTTGTTAGCATGAGCAACAACAATGTCAGAGTTGTATAATATAGATTATATAGAGTAATATAATATTATTCTACAATATTATTCTAATTAGTTCAATCAAGAATGACCGCTTTTGTATTATCTGTGGATGAGCTGCCATAACTTCTTCACTTTACACAGTTTATTcatatatgtatttattcatttattggAGTAGTTTACGCTCTCTCCAGTTGTGGTAGGATCCTTCCCGCCTGGTGTCTCGACTCCTCCTGTTGGGACCCTGACCCTTTCcatcctctgctccttctccacCCTGACCTGCTCCGACCTGTCTGACCTCCAGACGGCCCTCCAGCTGATGGCTCTGAACCGGAGAGGACTCCAAGGACACATGGCCATTATGAAAACCATTGGACTTCACAACTGGAGTCTGTGAATGGAAATGAACATTTGAAATAGTCTATTTCCATGTAATGAAGCTGTCCATTTCCACCTCCTGTTCATTACTTTTAACCTGGACCTGCATCTACCTGCTGCAGGATGGAAGTGAGTCGTACCTTGATGTGGCTGAGTTGCTCCACTGAATCCACAGAGTCACAGAAGATCTCACTCTCTGAGTCACTGGTCAACACCAAACCCTCAGATACACCAGAGTCTGCAGGAGCACAATGAGCATGTGTGGATATGAGAAAAAAGATTGAATAGtcaattcataaaaaaaaaaaaacctcaattaATGGTGGATAATAAACAGGTTCATTACAGGAATTATAACTTCATGAAAGCATGTGAAGGTCAAAAAGACAGTTTCATTCCCATCTTTCCCAGTGTCTCCGAAATATCAGTGATTCAAAACAAGAGTCAAAGAGCTCCAGTTTGAATCTCCTGTCAGACAAAATGCAGgctttgttttactgtgttgtGCTACACAGAACAACAGCACGGCCGGCCATAAACCTTCACAAAGCACATCTTTTCTCAGAGTCAACAGACTGCTCTTTTATACAACGTCATGATTAGAAAATAATGATTATATCAGTGTCAGCACAGCATCTCAGGATTGACTGCTAATTACATGTATGACAACCCCAATGCcgaaaaaagttgggatgtgTTGTGTAAAATACAACtaagacagaatgtgatcatttgctaatcattTTGGCAtctactcaattgaaaacagtacgaagacaatatatttaatgttttactgcaTCAACTTCAGTGAGTTTTGTGCACTACAAAAACTCTGCAGCAATGAAACTGAGGAAATGTcacttaaaataaacaaattttGCTTACCAAGATTTTTAGTTTgagttttagatttttagtcTCAATGACCCCAACCAAACTAAAAACAAGTACACTTGgatacaaagaaattctgacttcaacaaagcagttttgttctTGTCAGCATTCATCACACAGTAATTCTGGAAAACATTAAGTTACTCAGAACCAGTAATAAACAGTAATAAACATCAGCAACTATCAAGTTATAATGTCTTATTAAGATAATTAAGGACAAAAAGGCGTGAAACAAGTGAAATTCTCTGAAGTAAACGCTGCCTGGTAAGTAGATATATATCGATAGAGGTATATTGTGTGTGTTCTAAGCAGAAGCGTCCAGCTCTATCCAGTACATACCATTAGGGATGGTGTTGGCAGTGAGGTCTATAACCTCAGTCAGGCTGAACTCCTGATCTGGATCTGCAGCCTCTGGAAGATGCTCCTCACACTCATCCTTCATCTCTTCTGGCCTGTTAGCATGGTCACTGCCGTTAAAACCTACAGTAATGGACACAGACTCTTACACACAACCACACTGTGTGATCATGATGAAAAGTCACCACAGGTTCATTCATTTCCAAGAAGGCTCAGTGATCTGGAAATTCAGGCTGTCAACAGGCCTGACAGTGGAGAAACACTGCACAGGACAGTTCACCAGCTCATACATAAAAAACACGTACAGTCACTCATGGACGGACAATCCAACCCTGCTGGAGCTGCAAAGGTACGCAGGTACACATGCTGACAGACATCAGACATGGGTAACGTCATTTGTTTCCAAACGGCCTTTGCGTACCAGGCAGCAACTGAATGTGgtctggagagaaaaaggacATGTCCTCTGTTTATGATTAGATCCAGATAGTAAATAGAAGCGATCCAGACTGCTACTCCAACATTAACAAAGTGCTTGAACTGTCTCTTCCACTGCCGTTGaacagtgcagcatgtgagagggACTCTCAAGTCTCAACATATTAAAAACCAAGTTCAGATCTTGTCTGTCACATACTCGTCTCTCAGCCCTAATGAACATCACCCGTCAAACACGCCCAAAGAGACGTTTGACCTAAAGTCAGCTGctgacctgtggatggagactGCTAATCAGAGACTGAACCAGGGACCTGtaggtgcatcttcatcatcaaccATGGAGATGATGGAGATTAGCTTCAAGTAAATGCATCCATAACCGTGTCATAAAACTAATTCCTGATAACAATACTTATTATATTCATATTGTGTTTGATgttaaataatcaaaataaaatacactaTAAGGTGCttttgaaaacaaatatttgtttgtaatgtttgtctttcatctACAATTTTTAACAGCTTCAAGACAAAAAAGCTACAGTTTGCCCAAAATATATGTCCTTATTGGAGcaagagtttaaaaaaaaaacttttagaCTTGATGTCACACTAATACTAATACATCCTGTTTAACAGTATTTGTCAGTTCATCTGGGGTGGAGCACACAGACAGCGCAGATCTCATTTCTAATCAAAGATTAATATCGCCCAGCAGACCTCAGAGCAGCCCTCCAGCTGCTCGGTTAGTGCTGGTTAGAGGCCAACCATCAGGGTCACCGACCTTCTCTGAGTGTGAGCAGTGACTCTGGAGGCCGCGGCATGTCATCAATCACCAGGTAGAGAGGCTCGAAGTGGTGGAAGAGCGAAGCCGTCTTCTCATCCATGGGCATGGTGTCGATGACCTGCAGGATCAGTGGAAACCTTTATTGATCACTGGGTTGCCAAATCCAAATCCCTGCGTTCATCTGACCAGTCAGCATGCTGTTGAGAGACTTTTGATCTATCCTTGTTTCACAATGTTACTGTGAACTGATTTGATCAGAGAGCTAAGAAACAAGCAGGAACCTGAGCAAAACAAGACAGTGTTAACagccaaacatcagctgatgGCCAAAgtcatttcttcatttatttgagaCATTAACTGAAATGGAACACATTTTTTCATCGGCCGTGTGCACACGTTAAATTGAAATATATGTATGAAATATATCTGTCATGTACCTCCTGTGCTACTTTCT
Protein-coding sequences here:
- the acbd4 gene encoding acyl-CoA-binding domain-containing protein 4, producing the protein MPVPAMAEPVVDHQKRFQAAVDVIHNLPKNGSYRPSYEMMLRFYSLYKQAVCGPCAVPRPSFWDPVGRYKWDAWSRLGDMSSETAMAAYVDEMKKVAQEVIDTMPMDEKTASLFHHFEPLYLVIDDMPRPPESLLTLREGFNGSDHANRPEEMKDECEEHLPEAADPDQEFSLTEVIDLTANTIPNDSGVSEGLVLTSDSESEIFCDSVDSVEQLSHIKTPVVKSNGFHNGHVSLESSPVQSHQLEGRLEVRQVGAGQGGEGAEDGKGQGPNRRSRDTRREGSYHNWRERGVPQGSPRRGAPGGGGGGGGAGRGGGDGSESGVERLHDAQLQQQIIVALRRLREDMRSVMDRLEVVERLAATHTQSSEWRPCLQCAATASQPQEETWWPFDVSSQTILLFLLWPFVAQGLVYLLRKAQKRSRISS